TCATAAGATTCATTTACTTACAAGTTTCAATGGGTTAAATTGtgattataagtataattacatatttatgttattactttTCATAATGGTGGTCAGCGGGAAATGGTAGCGTACTATGGGTCTCACTACCCGATAATAACGATcctattaacttttatattacattttattattatcaatttagaTACATATatctctttttattttagatgcTACGTAAAAAAATTGGACCAGCACAAAAACTTTTTGGACGGTTGATACATTAGAAAATACACTGTAAAAAAAGATACAATTTAGCGAAATGTAACGATGATAGCTACAAAAATTCTCCAAAGCTGGGAAGACGTACTGTATTAGTTTAACGATCAAACAGTTATTGACTTTGCTAATGTTGTTTCCATTGTAAGCCCACTGCCACAACAACTCATATCTGAAAAAGGGAGAACTTTGAAAAACAAAGCATTCTGAAATCTTAATAAACACATCAATGAAAACAGTATTTGAAACAAAGAACTGAAAATAGAATAAGACAAAGACGATTATGTTAAATAATGgaaccctttttttttttttttgttttgcggagaaagtaccttattactaccgcccagccatcgcggggggcgactgagcggttatgctggggtaaccgtgccttacggcccgacgttgagccgtccggatttgatggtgaccttcgagcgaccgccgggccgagtccctaaccatatgtacaacttaacctacgcacggcctaccagctaaaactccacggtggccctcttcggcgcatttgggacggctgcgggcttcctctgacgttgtagtgtctaagtctacgaccgcagccgtccctgcgcggtgccgtctcctatgggggggggggggggggggctaagaagcccccgcgcaccaaagaacgccctcggcgtctacggcagtctgaggccaacaacacactgccgtccatcccgggggtcaaccgaaaaatgtgcaaaatgcacaaaaatgtactagggcggacagccccccgctgcccgccgacgacccccttcgtggcccctattagtcgcctcttacgacaggcaggggataccgtggtggaattctccaaacgcccccattccacagggcgggaaaTAATGGAACcctgataaataaaattgtgcCAAGGAAAAAGCAAAATGTACTAAATTGAAACTTACCAAAGACATAGGAGATAAAGGCAAGGGGGTTTACAATCAGAAACGAAAGGGCTAAAAAGGCGAAAAAAAAAAGCATATAAAAGTGATGATTATTATTCATCTACTGATTCAAGTCGACTCGATATGCAATTTGCGACGATGAGGTACAAGATTCAGAAAAGAAAGCTTCATGTCCGATTTGCTTAGATACGGGAAAAAGTAAAGAGATGTGGTTCCGATGCAGTAGTTTTAAAACTGGGCCCATGAAGAATGTTCTGGCAATTATAGTCCAGATTCTTATATTTGTGCTTTTTATTAGGCTCCCATTTCCCATATGAGCGTTAAATGGGCTCCCATTACCCGCCTGTGTCGGGTAATGAGAGTGACTgacttttttttgtaaaatcgtTATTGTACCTTAATTCTCGAttgtaattgattataattatgattaaaatatactcTAGTAACCAAGGTAAGagttccaaataaaaaattacaagaatGTTTACAAGTatagtttttatcaaaattttcccTTAATAGGCGCCAATTACCCTGCGCTCCCCTACTCACTGACATACTGCATTTCTTCACCATCCACGGTAATTACTAGCTGCTTACCTAGTATTAAACTACGGCGAGGTAAATTAcatatcaaatagcggaacctcgagCCTTCCCTCGCCCTTTTGTGTTAACACTAACTTATAACTCAGGTCTTGcgaaatgtataataaatgtttgtgaACTCatgtggaaaaaaaattaactacaaCTACAATAGTCGGTTTATCGATGGTCGCTTATGAATGTTTTTGAAGTAAGTAGTTAAGCGAAATGGTTCATAGGCATTTCAGCCACCGGCCTTTTCTAAAAATACGTTCTAATGGGATCAGAgtcgaattaaaatatttatatatatttttctagatcTATATAGATCTTATAGGATTTTGTTCTAcaggtttcttttttttagatATCATAGGCGGTAACCAACAAGTGGTTCACTTATGGATAGGTTGAAAATCTTGTCCTATCTTTCCGATTACATTAAATGTTTGAGGTGCATTCGTTTAATTTTGGATAAGTGATAAGATCGTATAATGCAAAAATAGCGcgaaactatgtttttttttcttcgtctTATTCTACgaccaaaaatattgtatgttatgTGCATTGAAAGAAAAAAGTGCATTTCGCTCTTCTTAACGCGATTACACGACCTTttgaagcgttattagaacgtaCTTTGTACTTATCTTGTGAACTGATCTTTTctaaaagtttaaattttttataaagatagtataattactattttattaagtaaggTTGTAAAGGAGAAATTGAAAGATGATAAAATCACACACAGtgcctttaatattaaataaccagtttgatatataaaataccgaTATCACTtaggtataaatattgtatgagaaaaaaaaaattgggccTCCTCTAAACTCATCGGAAAACCAAATCGATTTAGCCGAAAGCACCTAATATAAGTTTTACTTCATGTTACACCTGTAGTATATATAGTAGAAGGTACTAACCTCTTCGGCAATGCCGCtctattatattgtaaatagaaCTACTTAGTTACAGCCAGGCTCTACTCGATACCTATAAAAAGTGgttaactaattttattaattataaacatttataatattctaatattatctaACTACCTTAGTTATTGTATTACAAAAGAGTAACATATCCTTTGCAAGGCTAAACATCGATATAACTTCTGTTTTCAGAATGACATTTTCTACAACAGGGATGTTGATAACCggcttaaataattttactattacgGAGATGAATATATCGGAGGAAAATTTAGAAGCTTCAGTAGTCCTCAATTATCCTTTTGTTAATATGGAAGCaggtttgattttattttgttaaataaaaataattattaagtaggtTTGTACCTAGCTGTATGTCCAGTTGCTAAAACTAAACTGATCTTTCCAGATAACTACAAATTAAACGGTCGTGCGTATGTCGTTTATAAATTAAGAGGTTCAGGACGCATGAAGTAAGAAATCACTCtccttgttattattatacgttcatttttatatttgtttagtcaCGCATTAAAAGTCgatataagtacctaagtaTGTACTTTAttgacgtattttttttaatcagtacTACTTTTTAGCGTTCGAGTTCGTAACACTAAGCTGGTATTTGGATTTCGTGTAAATAACAACGGTTCAAAACCTGTTGTAGATGACTTGCAACTTGATTATGAAATCGAGTCTTTGGAGGTGTGTAATATTAACTTCcgttattttctattatatcaCAGTTGGCATCTATTGAAATCTgtcattaaggcgatacctcaaggtccattttcatacattttgtttcggctttaatctgggtaactaaacaagtattggcaagtaaagaatttaaattcacgtctagttagtgaaatttcgtcatattaaattttaaaggccgaaatatccatgattattaattatttttacgtttttctttcaactgcgagaactaatcactaactagacgtgaatttaaattctttacttgccaatacttgtttagttacccagattaaagccgaaacaaaatgtatgaaaatggaccttgaggtatcatCGCCTTAAGTGTAATGCCGTGATTAAACTAGTAAGTTCTTGCAGCAAAATCGAAGTTAActtttgcaagttttcttgGTAATTTACCTCGTTTATTAATATAACGTTTGTTTTGAGTAGGTTATCAGTTGTTAAATATTGATACGTAGTGCTATAATCAGTTACTTAAACACTAGATACTTTGCAGCAGTTTAGCgacttaaaacatattttatctttCAGGTTGACTTAGAAAACAGTTCGTGGCCCATTAACAAGATTTTAAATACCGAAGGCTTAAAGATTATGAACAAACACCATGATAATATCATAACTCAGACCAGAACTAACATGATTGAGTTTCTCAATGAGTTTTTATTGGAAATGCCACCAGAAAGATTTTTCGCCATCATGGAAACTGTTAACTGTTCATGTTTAGAGGGAACTACGATTACTCCCTTGGAATAATTAAGTTAACACAGctatcaatttttaaaaaaattgctaacatttaggaattttatatttaggttgTGTAACATTACGTTGAAggaatataaattcataaagtttTGGTAAATACCcgttaactgtattaaaaaaatatgtaagtttttgtttatgtttgatTTAACACAATGAACATTAAGGTTGGTACTATATTAAAACCACGTAAAATATACCTTATCTACGATTATTTTAGCGGAAGAATTATTGTACGGAGTTCTGATTttgtaagaatataataataacacaattacAGAGTTTACAATTATGCATGCTATACATGTAGTCTGcaatcttctatctatatctatacttataataaatctgtagagaggtcaattctgtacatgaaatatattttcaaaataactatcagggggtgattagggatcgatactgatgccaaaaatgcaattagtaaaatttttgtctgtctgtctgtctgtataaccgttatagaaacaaaaactactcgacggatttgaacgaaacttggtacaattatttgtcatattcctgtgctggttatagtatacttttcatcacgctacaattaataggagcagagcagtgaagggaaatgttgggaaaacgggagaagttactccattttttaagcttccgtcgcgtgtgcaaccttaatggttaaagctacacagaaatcatgtatgacggaaatgttctccttaaaattatgtaaaaaatatcccacgacagcatatgtctatcttttatggttgactcacaataacacgtgtaactcccgatagcttagcagttcgaaactttctcattatatttgtctattcttacgtttataacactctcagtcatccctaatttaaaaagttaacattattaaatattccataaaaaagaatcatagaaatcggtatagaaacaccaaagttataaatgaaatacgCTCGAAtgctgaatcatgctataaggattatttttgtatatatataaggttgCGAACGCACAgacaggcggcttgcttggcacctagaggctagcgaatcacctagcgagtagcttcgtaaaacgaacattctcgaacgttcgcgaccggctccatttttgaagtccgaaatccacgcgggcgaagctgcgggcggaagctagtgtttaataaaattaaaaaaacttgccGATAAGGTATTTCGTACATAAGCCTACAAGTAAcgataaatagtaaataaatacattgaaatTGATTAAGACTGAGGtagtcttttatatttaaaatattggttgTCCAGAAGTGGGCGTGTAATGAGGATGTCGTTCTATTtcattctttcgcacgcatcgtaaacCTTGATGACGTCAACTGCGAGTATCGCGTCTCTTTTCTCGTTTGTTGGCACTTTACCTTTCTACTTACATTTAAAAGCTTATAACTTACTAATTTTTACCGGATATTAATCAATCTTTGtgtgttagaatttatatgaggtaaatatttgataaacataaaaaacaaaaacaagcaaATACCCTATTTAAAGTACTAATTCTAAAGAAGTAGAAAAAGtcgctttataatataatatacgacGAAGATATAAGTAATAAACGACGTCAAAAACGAAAACGTTGATAACTTAAATATGTAGAGATCATGTTGATAGCTCTAGGAATTCTCTGctgcaattttatattatgttgcttatgacatatttataggtgagtatttctcaaaataaatgtacgtaaagAAAAGgcttttacaaaacattgttacaATTTTTTCTGTCAGgtctgtttttttgtttgtccaaaataaatttgtactttcaaataattttgttaatgtataaagacaaacaaaacaaatgagaCCGATAATCTCGTAAGAAAATTTCGCAATAACTTTTTCGTTACTTCTATTTCTTTTGAGAAATACTTAGGCACTTAACTTATTTGGTATTTATGTCactacataaataacaaactattttaatacaattaaaattaaattgaattcattttgtattttactttattatatgatattatgGTACCCTTTGTATcaagatataaaatactatGGAGCTAGTAAGAAATCGCGAATTTGTTGCGTTGAATAATGCATTATTGCATGATTGATTTCTTGAACCAACATAGTATTAATAACGCTAGCTATGTCCTCCTTCAGGTATTCCCACCACGTCCGCACATTGTCTTCATCCGGCTTTATAGATAAATCTGACAGTATTATCTGGAAAATAAAGTTGGAAAGTAAATGCTGTATAGCTAAATTGGACAAAGTTTGGATAAGTTTTTGTGGCATGTTGAGCCATTACTGGAATCGTACCTTTCTATTTCGTCTGGATACCTTGCCTTTAGAAAGAtggtataaataatatcttaacgTTAAAGACAATTATCTGTTAAAATCAAAGTTATTAAGGCGTTGGTTTTATGGATCGcatatacatttgtttttttttattactatttttttttaattattgttagtaaTATCAATCCACATTCCAAATAACAGTATCTTGTACTGTAGCGTCGGATGTAGACCCATGTTCTTTGTGATTTGTGAATGAATCTGCGTTGACATTCCaggatattttatactatacgTAAGCTACTTTTTCGCGATGCGGACTCTTGATTGTATTTACCTTTACGTacaactaatataattaatacaagaCGTAACAGTTTCTAGCCTGATTAAAAGCATCTCGAATTCTACCAAAATGTTTAATTCACGACGATCTGTTCGgcaatctatacatattatagaacaaagtccccttttatGTCCGCTGTATATGATggtttttttcaaaatttactaacggattattatgaaatttggcatgaagaTAGTTTAATTGACTGGGAAAGTTACAGGCTACTTGCTATTCCGtaaaaatatgtagcgggacttttatcccggaaaactcgttcacgcgggcgaagccgccagcaaaagctagtcttataTCAAGacttattattaaatgataCTTCGCACGGGTAGCACAATTATCTATATCCAGATGATTTCTGGTAATCCTATTGCAACCAAACTCCATAGGTTCGCCCGCTAGTCTAATCTGAtggttacttattttttttttacaatctgtTAAGACTCCTGCCTTATATGCAATGATTGAAACCTCAGCATTTGTGTTCGCATCGCATTGCTTTTGTAATATTCCATTGCAATAATGCTGAGTTCTGATTTTTTCCGATATActtaattctatttaatttaatcagtTAGTTATTGGCCTCGCGACGAGTGGTACTCGCTTTTTAAGCAGTCACCATTATATAAGAAATCAGGAAGTCAGGATTTGTGTAAAAATTGTAACAGTTTAATTTCTCTAAATAAACCTGTGACCTCGTAGACATTGTAGtttcttttaaataagaaagaCAGTCAGGATCGGTCGCCTAACAAATCGCTCCAGCCGTTTTGGAGTCCGTAAGGaacgtacacacacacatactcatttatttatatataactatacatacataatagtaTGAAGCGTTAAAACGTTTACCCTTAAGTTATCAGCTGTTATTTGAAGTTTGTCATCAGTTACTTGGAAAGTCATAATACCGTTCATCATAGTCTCTGTTGAGCTGAACACTCCAACAACATTTAGACCTGTCGTGATCGACCTGCGTTGTAAAGCAAATTGTTATACGCATTAATGGGGTAGTTAGAACAAAAGTTATCTTAAACTTGAGTAATTAATATATGACctctatcaataaaaaaattacacaccgatactattaagattatttttatataaaacaaagacaataattaagtacataatataatgaagtTCTACTTACTCTAGATGTCCTGTGAATTTCAAAGGTACTACACCTAGGATCACATCTATGTAGAAATCAACTGCAACAATAGTACAgcacaatttaaattactttatacagggtcattttagacattgcgttacttgcgtatgataatattatcaatttcaatgtttttctTAAAAGGGCGCTGTTTTAAAGAGTCATCTGAAAACTCAATATCCTATTATTCGATTTAACTTGCtatgtaacttatatttttaaaaggataGGCATAGAACAAAGAGAATTAGGCCAAAGAGCATAAGAAACCAAGGAAAGGCCATGCCCAGCAaacaatactatttttaatttaaacaaagttTTTGACACTTACCATTGATGTTTATCTGAGGTAGAGTGATGTTTGCATTTACAGTATCGATACTCATGCGTATTTCTGCTAAATCTATATCAAAATCCTTGGCGCCATCGATACGTAAATTGGTTAAATGTACGTCAGCACtagaatatgtaaaaataactaATGAGTATTTTATAGCTTGGATGCGCTGCTTGGATGGGTCTActaatggaaatatttatctCGGCCTAAAAACAACCATAATTTCGCAGGGCTTCTAAGTATTGTATAGACGGCTTTTGAGGAAAGTAAATCAAGACatgataataagaaaaataaaatcataataaaaatgttgtttacGCCATTTTTCGTTGAAAATCCATTCCATTGAAAATCAAATCCATTCCATTTAAGATTCATATAATATGCCTCAGATAGTTACTAataccaaaacaaaataaattgttcttACTCTACTACACCCTGTACAACACGAATGGGTTCCAGTGAAGATTTTTCTAGGGGATCCAACGGTGGCATATGTCCATATCCAGTAGAAAATTTCGATCGCAACCATTCCATAAGTTCTATGCTGTTCTCGGTAGCTTTTATGTCATCAGGTTGCAAAGGTTGGTAGAGCTCTTTTACTGTCCCAATTGACGCGGAGAGATCAAAGGGGCCTAAATCCATGGTGactaaaaacataataacacaGCTATGATGACTCTACGGCATTATCACACTAAAatgaggaaataataaaaaatgatacagaGATATGTAAAAAAGCGTTCTGTATTTCGAATACAACAGTGATGTGAATTTTAGTCTAAATGTAgtaatgtaaatgtaaaaatgtagGTGATATGATATATCGTACTAGCTGTGGCCTGCGTCTTCGTTCGCGTGAACTACAGAAATAATTTGAAGAATGATTGCAAAACTTATTTAGTTTTCTTGTAACACTGCAAAACAATGTGTCGTGAGTTTATTATCGAGACAGAGCACTCCATAGGCGTACTCTTATGATTATTTCCTATTATCTTTTGTCTAGAATTATTTGATAGATTATTCCCTGTCCATAGAAGTTCTCACGAAATCTGTGTACACTCTATATATGTGAGACCGACTTTATGTGCCACAAATTGAACCGagcatatatatatactatatacttatattgaaaaatgacacatataatatgtttagatcgctaaagaattattttcatttcctCGTCCGGACTTCGATCGCCTGACGGGACGACATTTTGGGTCTAAATATTACTAGGTAcctttaatatacttaaaggcTAAACacgttttatgttttagtttttagaggTTTTTTCTATTACTATTTTCTCCACCATAGGCCTCGATCATCATTCTTTACTAACACTCATTCTGCAACACGATTCATTGAGACCATTCTTATAACCCCAAATACGCTATATCTGGTTGCTGCATTATCAGCTCAAAGTTGGTATGTCTTAACAAAACCATCGaagtaatattaagtataccaaattttaaatcaatcggATCTTTGAAGGTAGGAAAGTCGCTGATTATCTTTAAACTCCTGAGTACATCTTCCTAAATTATCGAGAAGAACCATCTGAAATACAtcagtttttaaacaaaacacatCAAAATAGTTTCATTCATTTGAAAGCTGCGATGCCACAGACAGACATACACGGATACACACCTTAAACTTATAAGTCCCCTCTTTTTTCGTTGAGGGTCTGAAATACCAcaatttgtgttaaataatgtaattccTAGACGACTCACCATCAGcatttgcatataaaataacaaaattgaccACATAAAGAACAACCTTCATTTTAGACACAACACAATCAAAACATGAAATACGGTTAATACTttctttctatatattttaaatggacTGATGTAAGTAGCTACATATTtagttcattttatatattcataattagCTAACATGAAAattgatatttgtgtttttaacaATTCGTTACGGTAAATTGATTTTGCGCTTTGACTATTTCGATTTAAATGTGTATACGTACTTGAATTATTATACGCCAATTACCTAATGTTGTTTCGCTCCAGTGAAAAATGTTAAATTCCATGAATAacgtgaattataataaaattacttcagcGGCGTAGTTACCATAACACTGTAACTTAAGCGGATACATTTAAAtacacacaatattatattgtttgatttcgtataaatattttgcatacattcttgtattattttatctactgttctatctataataaaatatcaaccgACTTAggagttgtattttattttaagattttctaAAACTTGaagttcatattaaaatataaataattcttacaaagaaaaaataagggTTATTAATTTTCAGTGCGTCAAACCCGAATTTGAGATCGAAAGTTGTATATTAGGTTCCTTTGCGTATCAAAGTATCTTCATCTAAGGGGTCGTAGGTTCTGGTCATCGGGTATGTTGTGGTAGTGTAGTGTAGTCACTGGTAAGGTTTTACTACAGTATTGCCTGGTTGTATTTGATGCATCCCTCACTCGTATTCCATCCCTAATGCGCTGTTGATGTCTTCTGTGGAATAAGCCGATGTAGATTAAATCTTAAATAGTGATTTAGACTCTGCCCAGCGGGCGCCTTGTCTTGTTAGGATGGTAAGTAAAGTCCTGTCTACTTCGAAAGTCGAAATCCGTGGTTTCGGATGACGAATCGCATGTTTTGTTACTATGAAGTATTAAGTATCCGATAACGAATTCGGGGACGaatccgatccgttcatcgcaatatttcagacatgcaatttataagaacttatagggtttcgccatccctttttaaaccatctaaataataaagtttcactcctttctcaaaaaaaaaaataaaaatacggaGAATTGATCCTACCATcgaggtaagctacagaacagTGACAGATCCGAAGTAATCGAATAGTAGAGTtgaatccgaagttcgtcgtctttcgtttcggaccgacgtttcgatgttcgtttttcgaagtagaccctctcgACGCGACCGTGGGGGCAGCGAGCCCAGTAAGTATTTAGTATAGGTTAACACTAACTCAATCCTGAAACTGGTTGATAGAGACGTGTTTCATCTTCTCAAGAAGGCCTTGAACAAACCGCGTCAAATTAATTATGAGCTGAGAGAAGCAGCGTTTctgtaatatattatctacctaTAAGGGGGCTTATAAACCTTTCCAAAGAATTACTGTGACGCCGTCAATTGCGAATTCtctaattttgaaaacaatctGACCCAAGtcagataatattattgtgcGATAATgctttaagtttaattatttacattctaTTTCACCAGATTTAATAC
The sequence above is drawn from the Manduca sexta isolate Smith_Timp_Sample1 chromosome 28, JHU_Msex_v1.0, whole genome shotgun sequence genome and encodes:
- the LOC115445092 gene encoding uncharacterized protein LOC115445092, whose protein sequence is MNRTPFVFIVFLNLVLIKGKDVTPKNDLERKMLYLVDKWRTGDLDALPYPMPPLDEWRMPPFEGKYNGLGLQMTFSTTGMLITGLNNFTITEMNISEENLEASVVLNYPFVNMEADNYKLNGRAYVVYKLRGSGRMNVRVRNTKLVFGFRVNNNGSKPVVDDLQLDYEIESLEVDLENSSWPINKILNTEGLKIMNKHHDNIITQTRTNMIEFLNEFLLEMPPERFFAIMETVNCSCLEGTTITPLE
- the LOC115445090 gene encoding uncharacterized protein LOC115445090 isoform X2; translation: MDLGPFDLSASIGTVKELYQPLQPDDIKATENSIELMEWLRSKFSTGYGHMPPLDPLEKSSLEPIRVVQGVVDADVHLTNLRIDGAKDFDIDLAEIRMSIDTVNANITLPQININVDFYIDVILGVVPLKFTGHLESITTGLNVVGVFSSTETMMNGIMTFQVTDDKLQITADNLRIILSDLSIKPDEDNVRTWWEYLKEDIASVINTMLVQEINHAIMHYSTQQIRDFLLAP
- the LOC115445090 gene encoding uncharacterized protein LOC115445090 isoform X1, producing the protein MKVVLYVVNFVILYANADVTMDLGPFDLSASIGTVKELYQPLQPDDIKATENSIELMEWLRSKFSTGYGHMPPLDPLEKSSLEPIRVVQGVVDADVHLTNLRIDGAKDFDIDLAEIRMSIDTVNANITLPQININVDFYIDVILGVVPLKFTGHLESITTGLNVVGVFSSTETMMNGIMTFQVTDDKLQITADNLRIILSDLSIKPDEDNVRTWWEYLKEDIASVINTMLVQEINHAIMHYSTQQIRDFLLAP
- the LOC115445090 gene encoding uncharacterized protein LOC115445090 isoform X3 is translated as MKVVLYVVNFVILYANADVTMDLGPFDLSASIGTVKELYQPLQPDDIKATENSIELMEWLRSKFSTGYGHMPPLDPLEKSSLEPIRVVQGVVDADVHLTNLRIDGAKDFDIDLAEIRMSIDTVNANITLPQININVDFYIDVILGVVPLKFTGHLESITTGLNVVGVFSSTETMMNGIMTFQVTDDKLQITADNLRVNVLTLHTII